One Larimichthys crocea isolate SSNF unplaced genomic scaffold, L_crocea_2.0 scaffold83, whole genome shotgun sequence genomic window carries:
- the LOC104936721 gene encoding cGMP-dependent protein kinase 1-like isoform X2: MKLCTMGPGKVFGELAILYNCTRTATVRTLVHVKLWAIDRQCFQTIMMRTGLIKHAEYMDFLKSVPTFQALPEETLSKLADVMEETHYGDGEYIIRQGGRGDTFFIISTGKVNVTQQDSANEETTHLRELSRGDWFGERALQGEDVRTANVIAAEAVTCLVIDRDSFKHLIGGLDDVSNKGYEDAEAKAKYEAENTFFSSLKLTDFNIIDTLGVGGFGRVELVQLKNEEAKTFAMKILKKRHIVDTRQQEHIRSEKHIMTEAHSDFIVRLYRTFKDSKYLYMLMEACLGGELWTILRDKGSFEDSTTRFYTACVVEAFAYLHAKGIIYRDLKPENLILDSRGYAKLVDFGFAKKIGVCKKTWTFCGTPEYVAPEIILNKGHDVSADYWSLGILMYELLTGSPPFSGPDPMKTYNIILRGIDMIEFPKKITKNAANLIKKLCRDNPSERLGNLKNGVKDIQKHKWFEGFNWEGLKKGTLTPPITPDVSSSTDTSNFDNFPEDTDEPPPDDNSGWDYDF; the protein is encoded by the exons ATGAAGCTGTGCACGATGGGGCCGGGCAAAGTGTTCGGAGAGCTCGCCATCCTCTACAACTGCACGAGGACGGCTACCGTCAGGA ctctggTCCATGTGAAGCTGTGGGCCATCGACCGTCAGTGTTTCCAGACCATCATGATGAGAACCGGACTCATCAAACACGCCGAGTACATGGACTTCCTGAAGAG tgttcCGACCTTCCAGGCTCTTCCAGAGGAAACTCTCAGTAAACTGGCAGACgtcatggaggag actcaTTATGGAGATGGAGAGTACATCATCAGGCAGGGCGGCAGAGGAGACACCTTCTTCATCATCAGTACAGGAAAG GTGAATGTGACCCAGCAGGACTCGGCCAATGAGGAGACGACACACCTCAGAGAGCTCAGCAGAGGAGACTGGTTTGGAGAGAGGGCGCTACAAGG GGAGGATGTCAGAACAGCCAACGTCATCGCTGCTGAGGCCGTCACCTGCCTGGTCATTGACcgaga CTCATTCAagcatctgattggtggactgGACGACGTTTCAAATAAAGGATACGAGGACGCCGAAGCAAAAGCAAA GTACGAGGCGGAGAACACCTTCTTCTCCAGTCTCAAGCTGACCGACTTCAACATCATCGACACGCTGGGAGTCGGCGGCTTTGGGCGCGTTGAGCTG GTGCAGTTGAAGAACGAGGAGGCGAAGACATTTGCCATGAAGATCCTGAAGAAGCGTCACATCGTCGACACGAGACAACAGGAACACATCCGCTCTGAGAAACACATCATGACCGAGGCGCACTCCGACTTCATCGTCAG gttgTACCGGACATTTAAagacagtaaatatctgtacatgCTGATGGAAGCCTGTCTGGGAGGAGAGCTGTGGACGATACTGAGAGACAA gggTTCGTTTGAAGATTCGACTACCAGGTTCTACACGGCCTGTGTGGTTGAAGCCTTCGCCTACCTGCATGCCAAAGGCATCATATACAGAGACCTGAAGCCTGAAAACCTCATACTGGACAGCCGGGGATACGCCAAGCTG GTTGACTTTGGTTTCGCCAAGAAGATTGGTGTCTGTAAGAAGACGTGGACGTTCTGTGGAACGCCAGAGTATGTCGCTCCAGAGATCATCCTCAACAAGGGCCACGATGTCTCAGCAGACTACTGGTCTCTGGGAATCCTGATGTACGAGCTGCTGACGGGCAG TCCTCCATTTTCAGGTCCAGATCCAATGAAGACCTACAACATCATCCTGAGAGGCATCGACATGATCGAGTTCCCCAAGAAGATCACCAAGAACGCTGCCAACCTCATCAAGAAGCTCTGCAG AGATAATCCCTCAGAGAGACTTGGAAACCTGAAAAACGGAGTCAAAGACATCCAGAAGCACAA gTGGTTTGAAGGTTTTAACTGGGAGGGTCTGAAGAAAGGTACTCTGACTCCGCCCATCACACCTGAC GTTTCCTCTTCCACCGACACCAGTAATTTCGACAATTTTCCCGAAGACACAGACGAGCCACCGCCGGACGACAACTCTGGATGGGATTATGACTTTTAG
- the LOC104936721 gene encoding cGMP-dependent protein kinase 1-like isoform X3 has product MRELLPVPARQQRERITSLPAPPSSSSTFPITSFSIQTSKKFPFFHVVKCCRYEAENTFFSSLKLTDFNIIDTLGVGGFGRVELVQLKNEEAKTFAMKILKKRHIVDTRQQEHIRSEKHIMTEAHSDFIVRLYRTFKDSKYLYMLMEACLGGELWTILRDKGSFEDSTTRFYTACVVEAFAYLHAKGIIYRDLKPENLILDSRGYAKLVDFGFAKKIGVCKKTWTFCGTPEYVAPEIILNKGHDVSADYWSLGILMYELLTGSPPFSGPDPMKTYNIILRGIDMIEFPKKITKNAANLIKKLCRDNPSERLGNLKNGVKDIQKHKWFEGFNWEGLKKGTLTPPITPDVSSSTDTSNFDNFPEDTDEPPPDDNSGWDYDF; this is encoded by the exons ATGAGAGAGTTGCTTCCCGTCCCAgcgaggcagcagagagagcggATCACCAGcctccctgctcctccctcctcctcctccaccttccccaTCACCTCCTTCTCCATCCAAACCTCTAAGAAGTTCCCGTTCTTCCATGTGGTCAAATGCTGCAG GTACGAGGCGGAGAACACCTTCTTCTCCAGTCTCAAGCTGACCGACTTCAACATCATCGACACGCTGGGAGTCGGCGGCTTTGGGCGCGTTGAGCTG GTGCAGTTGAAGAACGAGGAGGCGAAGACATTTGCCATGAAGATCCTGAAGAAGCGTCACATCGTCGACACGAGACAACAGGAACACATCCGCTCTGAGAAACACATCATGACCGAGGCGCACTCCGACTTCATCGTCAG gttgTACCGGACATTTAAagacagtaaatatctgtacatgCTGATGGAAGCCTGTCTGGGAGGAGAGCTGTGGACGATACTGAGAGACAA gggTTCGTTTGAAGATTCGACTACCAGGTTCTACACGGCCTGTGTGGTTGAAGCCTTCGCCTACCTGCATGCCAAAGGCATCATATACAGAGACCTGAAGCCTGAAAACCTCATACTGGACAGCCGGGGATACGCCAAGCTG GTTGACTTTGGTTTCGCCAAGAAGATTGGTGTCTGTAAGAAGACGTGGACGTTCTGTGGAACGCCAGAGTATGTCGCTCCAGAGATCATCCTCAACAAGGGCCACGATGTCTCAGCAGACTACTGGTCTCTGGGAATCCTGATGTACGAGCTGCTGACGGGCAG TCCTCCATTTTCAGGTCCAGATCCAATGAAGACCTACAACATCATCCTGAGAGGCATCGACATGATCGAGTTCCCCAAGAAGATCACCAAGAACGCTGCCAACCTCATCAAGAAGCTCTGCAG AGATAATCCCTCAGAGAGACTTGGAAACCTGAAAAACGGAGTCAAAGACATCCAGAAGCACAA gTGGTTTGAAGGTTTTAACTGGGAGGGTCTGAAGAAAGGTACTCTGACTCCGCCCATCACACCTGAC GTTTCCTCTTCCACCGACACCAGTAATTTCGACAATTTTCCCGAAGACACAGACGAGCCACCGCCGGACGACAACTCTGGATGGGATTATGACTTTTAG